The following proteins are encoded in a genomic region of Cryptomeria japonica chromosome 11, Sugi_1.0, whole genome shotgun sequence:
- the LOC131063965 gene encoding protein EXORDIUM-like 2 — translation MVGFGHKSVFVRLIVVFCVLELCSGKLVKEEPLVLKYHNGPLLTASPTLDVNLIWYGKFSPVQRSIVGDFVMSLGGLFRGNSLKTSVSTWWKTTESYKAASNGGKAYPVKTRTRLGRQKLDEFYSLGKSLKRTDIAVLVERAIASRALPASPNAVYLVLTSADVTVERFCMSSCGFHASNVKGKPAFPYAWVGNSETQCPGQCAWPFHQPLYGPQTPPLVPPNGDVGIDGMIINIATVLAGAVTNPFNTGYFQGDASAPLEAVSACPGMYGTGAYPGFPGNLLVDKTTGASFNAHGANGRMFLLPAIWDPATFSCKTLV, via the coding sequence ATGGTTGGGTTTGGGCATAAGTCTGTGTTTGTTAGATTGATCGTTGTGTTCTGTGTCTTAGAGTTGTGCTCGGGTAAGTTAGTGAAAGAAGAGCCTCTGGTTCTTAAGTACCATAATGGTCCTCTTCTGACTGCAAGCCCCACGCTTGATGTGAATCTGATATGGTACGGGAAGTTCAGTCCCGTGCAACGTTCCATTGTGGGGGACTTTGTAATGTCCTTGGGAGGACTTTTCAGGGGAAACTCTCTGAAAACCTCTGTATCCACCTGGTGGAAAACAACAGAGTCCTACAAGGCTGCTTCTAATGGAGGGAAAGCCTACCCTGTTAAGACTAGGACCAGGTTGGGGAGGCAAAAGCTTGATGAATTCTATTCTCTGGGGAAGTCATTGAAGAGAACAGACATTGCAGTACTGGTGGAAAGGGCCATTGCTTCAAGAGCCCTGCCTGCAAGCCCTAATGCAGTGTATTTGGTTCTGACGTCTGCGGATGTAACTGTAGAGAGGTTTTGCATGAGCTCGTGTGGATTCCATGCAAGCAACGTGAAGGGGAAACCTGCATTTCCTTATGCGTGGGTGGGTAACTCAGAGACCCAGTGTCCTGGTCAGTGTGCTTGGCCATTTCATCAGCCCCTTTATGGCCCTCAGACTCCTCCCCTGGTGCCCCCCAATGGTGATGTGGGTATTGATGGAATGATCATCAATATTGCTACTGTTTTGGCTGGAGCTGTGACGAATCCATTCAATACTGGGTATTTCCAGGGCGATGCCTCTGCGCCATTGGAGGCAGTTTCAGCCTGCCCGGGAATGTATGGAACAGGGGCTTACCCTGGTTTTCCTGGTAATCTGTTGGTGGATAAAACAACAGGGGCAAGTTTCAATGCGCATGGCGCAAATGGGCGTATGTTTCTGCTTCCAGCTATTTGGGATCCGGCGACCTTTTCTTGCAAGACTTTGGTGTAG